The region TAGATCGCGATCTGACGCTCGTGCTCCTGGTCTGCCGCGCCACGATTGATAGAGGCCTCGTCGAGGCTCACCGAAACAAGGCGGTTGCGTTCCTGATTATCCCGGCTCATGGCGCCCGGTGATAGGTTCGCAGCGCCACGGACCGCGCATGCGCATCCAAACCTTCGGCCTCGCCGAGCGTGATCGCGGCGGGTCCAAGTGTTTCGAGACTGTCCGGTCCGCATTTCAAAATCGAGGTTCTTTTCAGAAAATCGAGAACGCTGAGACCCGAGGAAAACCGCGCCGAACGCGCGGTCGGCAGCACATGGTTCGACCCGCCCACATAATCGCCAATAGCTTCAGGCGTATGTGCCCCAAGAAAAATTGCGCCGGCATTTTGGATCTGGTCACCGAGCGCGTCGGGATCGGCGGTCATGATTTCGAGATGTTCCGGCGCGAGCCGGTCGGCGAGCACAATGCTTTCTTTGAGATCGGCAACAAGGATGATCGCGCCAAAATCCCGCCAGCTCGCCGCCGCGATTTTTTGCCGGGGAAGCCCGCTCAATTGCCGCTCGACCGCCATCTCGACGGCGCTGGCGAGAGCTGCATCATCTGTTATCAAAATTGACTGCGCCGCCGCGTCATGCTCGGCCTGCGCGAGGAGATCGGCAGCGATCCATTCGGGATTGTTGTCCTTGCTGGCAATGATCAGCACTTCGGAAGGTCCGGCGATCATGTCGATGCCGACGGTCCCAAAAACCCTCCGCTTGGCCGCCGCCACATAGGCATTGCCTGGACCCACGATCTTGGCAACCGGGGCGATCGTCTTGGTGCCATAAGCCAGCGCGGCGACCGCTTGGGCTCCCCCGACACGGTAAACCTCATCGACGCCAGCGAGCTTGGCCGCCGCCAAAACGAGCGGATTGATCCGCCCTTCCGGCGCCGGTACGGTCATGACGAGGCGTTTTACGCCGGCGACCTTGGCGGGCGCAGCATTCATCAAAACCGAGGACGGATAGCTCGCGGTGCCGCCTGGGACGTAGAGCCCAACGGACTCGATAGGACGCCAGCGCCAGCCGAGTTCGACGCCAACTTCGTCGGTAAACCGCAGATCTTCCGGCAGTTGCCGCTTATGAAAGGAGATAATCCGGCCATGCGCTAAGCGCAGCGCATCGAGCGCTTCCGCCGGACAGGCCTCGAAAGCTGCGTCGATCTCACAGCGATCCACCCGCAAACCGAGCTTTTCCAGATCAACAAAATCGAATTTCTTCGAATAGGCAATGAGCGCGGCGTCACCCCGCGCGATGACCTCCGCGATGATCGCGGCAGCCGCCTGATCGACATCCTCCGCGGCTTCCCGTTTCATCGCTAGAAGCGCATGAAAGGCGGCGGCAAAATCCGGGCGCCGCGTATCGAGACGCAAGGGCATAGGACAACCTCCTTGACACGCCCGCCACTCTCATGCGGCGCTTGTGAAACCACTCCGATAAGCCGGGTCATCGCGCGTCAAGCATTTGCCGGACCCTTCCAGGCCCAGATCAATTGCGCATTCCCCGCACTACAGCAACTTATCGATTTCCTTTGCGAGCTGGTCCGGCGCCACCGAAGGTGCGAAACGCTCGGTTACCGTGCCCTCTCGATCGACCAGGAATTTGGTAAAATTCCATTTGATCGCCTCGGTTCCCAGCACCCCCTTCGCCTCGCCCTTGATAAAGCGGTACAGCGGATGGACGTCAGCGCCATTGACGTCGATCTTGCCGAACATGGGAAACGTCACATCATAAGTGAGCGAACAAAATCGTGCGATATCGGCCGCATCACCAGGTTCTTGACCACCAAACTGATTGCATGGGAAACCCAAGACGACGAAACCTTGCGATTGATATTTGCGATAGAGCGCCTCTAGCCCCTCATATTGCGGCGTAAAGCCGCATTTGC is a window of Methylocapsa sp. D3K7 DNA encoding:
- the hisD gene encoding histidinol dehydrogenase, producing MPLRLDTRRPDFAAAFHALLAMKREAAEDVDQAAAAIIAEVIARGDAALIAYSKKFDFVDLEKLGLRVDRCEIDAAFEACPAEALDALRLAHGRIISFHKRQLPEDLRFTDEVGVELGWRWRPIESVGLYVPGGTASYPSSVLMNAAPAKVAGVKRLVMTVPAPEGRINPLVLAAAKLAGVDEVYRVGGAQAVAALAYGTKTIAPVAKIVGPGNAYVAAAKRRVFGTVGIDMIAGPSEVLIIASKDNNPEWIAADLLAQAEHDAAAQSILITDDAALASAVEMAVERQLSGLPRQKIAAASWRDFGAIILVADLKESIVLADRLAPEHLEIMTADPDALGDQIQNAGAIFLGAHTPEAIGDYVGGSNHVLPTARSARFSSGLSVLDFLKRTSILKCGPDSLETLGPAAITLGEAEGLDAHARSVALRTYHRAP
- a CDS encoding glutathione peroxidase, whose protein sequence is MSTVYDFTASLLDGSNKSLADFSGKVLLVVNTASKCGFTPQYEGLEALYRKYQSQGFVVLGFPCNQFGGQEPGDAADIARFCSLTYDVTFPMFGKIDVNGADVHPLYRFIKGEAKGVLGTEAIKWNFTKFLVDREGTVTERFAPSVAPDQLAKEIDKLL